The DNA segment GCCGCTGCCGTATTTTACTTACCGTGGTGAAATGATCCGCGCCGATCGTGGCGGCCTCCGGGGTTTTATCTACGACAGTGAAAAGTTGGACCTTAATCTTAGTGTTAGTGGCTCACTACCAGTCAATAGTGAAGATAACGATGCCCGTGAAGGGATGGATGACCTCGATATCATGCTGGAGGTTGGCCCAACGCTGCAGTACCTAATCCATAAAGATGACAACCACCGTTTGCGGGCGGATTTTCCTGTGCGCGGTGGTTTTACCTTTGGTGATGATATCGCCAGACATCAGGGCTGGACCTCCAATCCACGTATGCACTATGAGCGCTTTTATGGCCCTTGGACGATAACCTCAACATTGGGCCCAGTCTTTAGTGATCGCCGCTACCATGGCTATGTCTATAATGTTGAACAGGCGTTTGTTACCGAAGACCGCGCCTTTTATAAAGCTAAATCCGGTTATACCGCAGGGCGATTTTCCCTGTCACTCAAGCGCCGTATTGGAGATTACTTTATTGGCGGAAAAGTCAGTTACTATAATCTTGATGGTGCCGCTAATGAAGATAGCCCCCTGGTTAAAAAGAATGAGTATTTTGGCTTTAGCCTGATCTTTGCCTGGGTATTTAGTGAATCTAATGAAATGGTGGCTGACTAGGGCGATCTCTCGCCTGATTACTCAGTCGCTCTATTGGCTAACTTTAGCCCCCTTCGTAACGCCAACTTTTACCGACAAGCATTGCTTGGTTTGATT comes from the Oceanicoccus sagamiensis genome and includes:
- a CDS encoding MipA/OmpV family protein, whose translation is MRIIITLWLLLLSVAVVAEEQPKWEAGIGAAGLYHPHYLGADQEKGYLLPLPYFTYRGEMIRADRGGLRGFIYDSEKLDLNLSVSGSLPVNSEDNDAREGMDDLDIMLEVGPTLQYLIHKDDNHRLRADFPVRGGFTFGDDIARHQGWTSNPRMHYERFYGPWTITSTLGPVFSDRRYHGYVYNVEQAFVTEDRAFYKAKSGYTAGRFSLSLKRRIGDYFIGGKVSYYNLDGAANEDSPLVKKNEYFGFSLIFAWVFSESNEMVAD